A region of Dermochelys coriacea isolate rDerCor1 chromosome 1, rDerCor1.pri.v4, whole genome shotgun sequence DNA encodes the following proteins:
- the CHST11 gene encoding carbohydrate sulfotransferase 11 isoform X6, which translates to MDICCRKGSRSPLQELYNPIQLELSNTAILHQIRRDQVTDTCRANSMSSRKRRVLTPNDLKHLVVDEDHEMIYCYVPKVACTNWKRIMMVLTGRGKYSDPMEIPANEAHISSNLKTLNQYSIPEINHRLKSYMKFLFVREPFERLVSAYRNKFTQKYNTSFHKRYGTKIVRRQRKNATQEALRKGDDVKFEEFVAYLIDPHTQREEPFNEHWQTVYSLCHPCHIHYDLIGKYETLEDDSNYILQLAGVGSYLKFPTYAKSTRTTDEMTTEFFQNISSEHQTQLYEVYKLDFLMFNYSVPSYLKPE; encoded by the coding sequence TTGGAGTTGTCTAATACAGCAATCCTTCATCAGATTAGGAGAGACCAAGTCACAGATACATGTCGAGCCAACAGCATGTCTAGCAGGAAACGCCGTGTGCTGACACCCAACGATctcaaacatttggtggtggatGAAGATCATGAAATGATTTATTGTTATGTGCCCAAAGTGGCTTGTACAAACTGGAAGAGAATCATGATGGTCTTGACAGGAAGGGGCAAATACAGTGACCCCATGGAAATACCAGCCAATGAAGCCCATATATCCTCAAACCTGAAGACCCTCAACCAGTACAGCATTCCAGAGATCAACCACCGCTTAAAAAGCTATATGAAGTTCCTGTTTGTCCGCGAGCCTTTTGAGAGACTGGTGTCAGCCTACAGGAACAAGTTCACCCAGAAGTACAACACTTCCTTTCACAAGAGATACGGTACGAAAATTGTGAGGCGCCAAAGGAAAAATGCCACCCAAGAGGCTCTGCGTAAAGGTGACGACGTGAAATTCGAGGAGTTTGTGGCATATCTTATTGACCCACATACCCAAAGAGAAGAACCTTTCAATGAGCACTGGCAAACTGTCTACTCCCTCTGTCACCCCTGCCATATCCATTATGACCTCATAGGAAAGTATGAGACACTTGAAGATGATTCTAATTACATCCTTCAACTTGCAGGAGTAGGCAGCTACCTGAAGTTCCCCACCTATGCAAAGTCTACGAGAACTACTGATGAAATGACCACAGAGTTCTTCCAGAACATCAGCTCAGAACACCAAACACAACTGTACGAAGTCTACAAACTTGATTTTTTAATGTTCAATTACTCAGTGCCAAGCTACCTGAAACCGGaatga